Part of the Deltaproteobacteria bacterium genome is shown below.
TCCCGCCGCGGGCCGACCCTGCCCCGACCGCCGCCCGCCCCTGACAGGGCGGCCGGGAATCGTCGTCCGCGGCGCGCGCGAGGCACGCTTCCCGGCCCGGACCGCCCTCCAGCGCCCGCCCCGACGCGCCGATCAGGAGCGCCATGGCCCTCGACCCGCGCGGCGCCCCGCTGGACCCGTCCGCCCTCGATCCGATCCGCGCTGCCGAGCAGGCCCGCCGGCTGCGCGCGAACGTGGAGCGCGCGGTGCGCGGCAAGAGCGAGGTGGTACGCCAGACCGTCGAGGCCTGGGTGGCCGGCGGCCACATCCTGCTCGAGGACGTGCCGGGGGTCGGCAAGACCACCCTCGCCCACGCCCTCGCCCGCTCGCTCGCCGCGAGCTTCAAGCGCATCCAGTTCACGAGCGACCTCCTGCCCGGGGACCTGGTCGGCTCGGCCGTGCCCGAGCTGCTCGAGGGCCGGCCGAGCGGGCGCTTCGTCTTCCAGCCGGGGCCCCTCTTCGCCCAGGTCGTGCTCGCCGACGAGATCAACCGCGCCAGCCCGAAGACCCAGTCGGCGCTGCTCGAGGCGATGGCCGAGGGCTCGGTCTCGGTGGACGGCACGGTCCACCGCCTGCCCGAGCCCTTCCTGGTCGTGGCGACCCAGAACCCGCTCGAGCACCACGGGGTGCATCCGCTCCCCGAGTCGCAGCTCGACCGCTTCCTGCTGCGGCTGCGGATCGGCTACCCGGCCCCCGAGGACGAGGCGGCCGTGCTGCGCGACGATCCCGCGGCGACCGAGCTGCCGCGCCTCGAGCCGGTCCTCACGGGCGCGGACCTGCTCGCCATGCGTGCGGCCGCCGGACGGGTGAAGTTCGACGACGGGCTCGTGGCCTATCTGCTCGAGATCGTGCGCGCGACCCGCGCGCACGCCGCGATCCGGCTCGGCGCCTCGCCCCGCGGCGCCGTCGCGCTGCGCCGCGCCGCCCAGGCGCGCGCGCTCGTCGACGGCCGCGACTACTGCATCCCCGAGGACGTGCGCGATCTCGCGGTGGCGGTGCTGGCCCATCGCCTCGCGCTCGACCCCCATCACGGCCTCGCGGATGGCGCGATGGCCTCCTCGGCGGCGGAGTGGAGCGGGCGCGGGCCCGAGGAGGCGGAGTGGCTGGTGCGCGAGATCCTGGACGGCGTCGCGGTCCCGCTCTGAGCGGCGCCCGGGAGGGCGCCCCCTTGCTCCCGCGCCTGCGCTCCTTCGCGCGCCGCCACCTGCGCCCGCCCCGGACCCTCGTCCCGACCCGGGCCGGCTGGATCTTCTTCGCGCTCGCCTTCGGGGTCGGCTTCGCCGCTCTCAACACCGGCAACAACCTGCTCTACCTGATCCTGTCCGGGATGCTCGCCTTCCTGGTCCTCTCCGGGGTGCTCTCGGAGACGGCGCTGCGCGGGATCGACGTCCTGCGCCAGCTTCCCCCCGAGTGGCTCGCCGGCCAGCCGGGCCGCGTCGTGCTCGAGGTCGCCAACACCCAGCGCTTCTGGGCCCACGCAATCGTCGTCGAGGACTGCGCCGGGGCGGGGACCCAGCGCCCGGCGCCGCTCGGGCGCGTGCTCGCGCTGCGCATCGCGCCGGGCGGACGCGAGCGGCGCAGCTATACCTACACCCCCGGGAGTCGGGGGGAGCTCGGCTTCGCGGGCCTGCGCGTCACGACGCGCTTTCCCTTCGGGCTGTTCGCGAAGTCGCTCTGGATCGAGCGGCCGGCGCGCGCCCTCGTCTACCCCTCGCTCGTGCCGGCGGCGGCGCCCGCCGTGCTCGGCGAGCCGCGGCGGGAGGGCTTCGCCCGCCGCGGGCGCAGCGCCGCGCCGAGCGAGGTGAGCAGCCTGCGCGCGTTCGCGCGTGGCGACGCCCCGCGCCGCGTCCACTGGCCCGCTTCGCTCCGCCGCGGCCTCCTGCTCGTGCGCGACGCCGAAGGCGAGACGGCCGGCGAGACGGAGGTGCGGCTGCGCACCGCAGGCATGGCCGACGGCACCGCCTTCGAGAGCGCCGTGTCGCGGGCCGCGTCCCAGGCCGAGGCCGGCCTGCGCGCCGGCCTGCGCGTCGGCCTGCGCACCGACAGCGCGCGCTTCGCCGCGGACACGGGGCCGCTCCACCGCGCCCGCCTGCTGGGGATCCTGGCCCGCGTCGCGCCCGAGGCGCCCGACGGCCGGGGAGGCCCGCCGTGAGCGCGCGAGCGGAGCGCTCGCTGCCGCCGCGCCCGCGCTCCTCCTACGTGCTGGCGGGGGTCTCGAGCCTCGCGCTGGTCGTGACGGGCGAGCTCCTCGCCCCGGCGGTCGTGCTGCAGGGCGCGGCGCTCCTCGCGAGCCTTCGCCTGCGCGACCACCCGCGCGCCTGGCAGCGCAGCGCCCTCGTCCTCAACGGTGCGCTCGGCGCGGTCGTGGCGCTCGCGATCGGGCTCTGGCTGCACGGCGCCCTCGCGCTCGTGGCGCTCGCCCACTTCGCGCACCTCGCCCTGGGCCTCCAGCTCCTCGACGCGCGCCCGCGCCGCTCCGACTTCCTGCTGGTGGCGCTCGCGCTCTTCCAGGTGCTGCTCGCGGCGAACCTGACCGACAGCCTGCTCTTCCCGCCCCTGCTCGTGGTCTTCGTGCTCGCGATGACCTGGACCCTGGTCGTGCACACGCTCTGGGCGGAGGCGCTCGCGCACGGCGAGCCCTGGCGCGCCGAGCGCGCGATCGCGCCCGGCCTCGCGCGCACGACGATCGTCGCGACCGGCCTCTCGCTCGTGCTCGCGGTCGCGATCTTCCTCGTGCTGCCGCGCGTGCGCAGCGGCGCGCTCGCCGCGCCCGGGCTGCTCGCGGCGCCGCAGGCCGGCTTCTCGGACCGGATCGCGCTCGGCGACCTGGGCCGGATCCGCCAGGATCCGACCGTCGTGCTGCGCGTCGAGACGCTGCGCGGTGAGGTCCCGCCCCGCGCCGAGGCGTACTGGCGCGGGCTCGCCTTCGACCACTTCGACGGCCGTCATTGGTCGGTGACGC
Proteins encoded:
- a CDS encoding MoxR family ATPase, whose product is MALDPRGAPLDPSALDPIRAAEQARRLRANVERAVRGKSEVVRQTVEAWVAGGHILLEDVPGVGKTTLAHALARSLAASFKRIQFTSDLLPGDLVGSAVPELLEGRPSGRFVFQPGPLFAQVVLADEINRASPKTQSALLEAMAEGSVSVDGTVHRLPEPFLVVATQNPLEHHGVHPLPESQLDRFLLRLRIGYPAPEDEAAVLRDDPAATELPRLEPVLTGADLLAMRAAAGRVKFDDGLVAYLLEIVRATRAHAAIRLGASPRGAVALRRAAQARALVDGRDYCIPEDVRDLAVAVLAHRLALDPHHGLADGAMASSAAEWSGRGPEEAEWLVREILDGVAVPL
- a CDS encoding DUF58 domain-containing protein; amino-acid sequence: MLPRLRSFARRHLRPPRTLVPTRAGWIFFALAFGVGFAALNTGNNLLYLILSGMLAFLVLSGVLSETALRGIDVLRQLPPEWLAGQPGRVVLEVANTQRFWAHAIVVEDCAGAGTQRPAPLGRVLALRIAPGGRERRSYTYTPGSRGELGFAGLRVTTRFPFGLFAKSLWIERPARALVYPSLVPAAAPAVLGEPRREGFARRGRSAAPSEVSSLRAFARGDAPRRVHWPASLRRGLLLVRDAEGETAGETEVRLRTAGMADGTAFESAVSRAASQAEAGLRAGLRVGLRTDSARFAADTGPLHRARLLGILARVAPEAPDGRGGPP